A stretch of the Bombyx mori chromosome 12, ASM3026992v2 genome encodes the following:
- the CPR54 gene encoding cuticular protein RR-1 motif 54 precursor (The RefSeq protein has 4 substitutions compared to this genomic sequence) produces MTPFARLAFLGLIACAVAQYNEDRAPRYIATEPKEVSTPVPILKQINRHNEDGSYTYGYEAADGSFKIETKSQAGDVKGKYGYKDDTGKLRVIEYGANKYGFQPAGEGITVAPPTLVDESTRDEGLRPGKSQGGRSQYRAPAPQPDYDYEEPAPAPPPRPRPQPQPQPQYRAPAPRPQPQPQQQYRPAPQPQQQYRPNPQPQQQYRPEQSAAPTPPKPAFFSGAAPAPVENNFFEPEPAPRPRPKQDFRPAPQFQSFAPAQDFAPSPPQQQRYTTANQFPQQKSQPYSMLDQLLKEYSLPQGGAAPLHDITFGSY; encoded by the exons GCGTTTCTAGCATTCATCGCGTATGCGGCGGCCCAGTACAATGAGGACCGCGCCCCTCGATACATAGCCACTGAGCCTAAAGAAGTCTCCACGCCTGTGCCCATACTGAAACAGATAAACAG ACACAACGAAGACGGCTCCTACACTTATGGCTATGAAGCCGCCGATGGATCCTTCAAGATCGAGACTAAATCGCAAGCAGGTGATGTGAAGGGCAAATATGGATACAAGGACGACACTGGCAAG CTACGAGTGATTGAGTACGGCGCCAACAAATACGGATTCCAGCCAGCCGGCGAGGGCATCACCGTTGCGCCTCCAACCCTCGTCGACGAGTCGACCAGGGACGAGGGACTCAGACCCGGGAAGTCGCAG GGAGGTCGATCACAGTACCGAGCCCCGGCTCCACAACCAGACTATGACTACGAGGAACCCGCGCCTGCACCGCCCCCGCGACCCCGTCCCCAACCGCAACCACAACCCCAGTACCGCGCCCCCGCCCCTCGTCCACAACCCCAGCCACAACAACAATACAGACCGGCCCCGCAACCTCAGCAACAGTACAGACCGAACCCCCAACCACAACAGCAATACCGGCCTGAACAATCTGCTGCCCCGACTCCACCTAAG CCGGCGTTCTTCTCTGGTGCTGCCCCGGCGCCTGTAGAGAACAACTTCTTCGAACCCGAGCCAGCGCCCAGACCGCGCCCGAAGCAGGATTTCAGACCAGCCCCTCAGTTCCAGTCCTTCGCTCCAGCCCAGGACTTCGCTCCTTCACCGCCACAACAACAACGCTATACCACAGCCAACCAGTTCCCTCAGCAGAAGAGCCAGCCGTACTCCATGCTGGACCAGCTCTTGAAAGAATACTCTTTGCCTCAGGGTGGCGCTGCGCCCCTCCACGACATCACCTTCGGATCCTATTAG
- the LOC101737072 gene encoding uncharacterized protein LOC101737072, whose translation MMLLLLIACVAVTTAENATKDSTEPPSNTTKEILKASETADASKVEIVKQIRRLNDDGSYTIGYEADDGTFKIESRDVRGNVKGTFGYIDKDGEIKRVTYSSSGESTPIPVTTTTTTTQSSPTMIVRVNKTVSSTTRRPLATVVYPTRSSFTTRGTVIQSIPRRRGSSTRPPNTTESTTEQQNLEDTTSSILNLYKPKVEENIRTRTQILKPMSDILKDDLVTRQTTTKLPQTVKPVYEHVTEKAPESVLKMNTFRRELPSTTTNPHMINLQQSAGDDSTDEYGSQLSLGTIRPLFTTTTPRPRLVPIQSIVAARQRIQQRYQDAPLDDQETTIEASTGRVFDSQGVVTSNPLPVVHIPAQREPDDRAYQQTVYRRPPAVQFRTREYLRDNPGAAVPIGNQRPFLHYEYEKVLEPQYDKEPVQTLQKPEPTAASYDTRPVTRIVPIPVDERGVPIPGYQARFANAYRPQPALFQPRYESVDDMHSISAPVSTRDLRRLLYILILRQNRLQALVDQMMPGSAYPMPIYRDSYRYQNRYEDDGYDYRYDPKYRNDYMQPMYENQYENHRYLPRRRMYPRPYDTAGSASNHIEEVPEFLPPEVREALLLKMLILAISPDFAPTPVPPTELTTAAPMRKQVRNVQILGEEGPMTDKQRH comes from the coding sequence ATGATGCTCCTCCTGCTCATCGCGTGTGTCGCAGTTACAACTGCCGAAAATGCCACTAAAGATTCAACCGAACCACCTTCGAACACCACTAAAGAGATCTTGAAAGCTAGTGAAACAGCTGATGCATCAAAAGTTGAAATAGTCAAGCAAATAAGGAGACTTAACGACGACGGGTCTTATACTATTGGATATGAGGCTGACGACGGTACGTTTAAGATTGAGAGTAGGGATGTGCGCGGTAATGTGAAGGGAACTTTTGGATATATCGACAAGGATGGTGAAATCAAACGGGTGACGTACTCGTCTTCTGGGGAAAGCACTCCGATCCCGGTGACAACAACCACAACGACCACGCAAAGCTCCCCAACGATGATAGTGAGAGTGAATAAAACTGTGTCGTCGACTACAAGGAGACCACTAGCCACTGTGGTGTATCCGACTCGGAGTAGCTTCACGACTAGAGGTACCGTAATTCAATCTATACCGAGAAGGAGAGGCTCCAGTACGAGACCTCCAAACACAACCGAATCAACGACTGAGCAACAGAATCTCGAGGATACAACCAGCAGCATTTTGAATTTGTACAAACCGAAAGTCGAGGAGAACATTAGAACGAGAACACAAATATTAAAACCCATGTCAGATATACTTAAAGACGACCTGGTGACAAGGCAGACTACGACCAAATTGCCGCAAACCGTGAAGCCCGTTTATGAGCACGTAACCGAAAAGGCACCGGAGAGTGTGCTGAAGATGAACACATTTCGAAGAGAGTTACCAAGTACGACTACTAACCCTCATATGATCAACCTTCAGCAGTCAGCTGGTGATGATTCCACTGACGAATACGGAAGTCAGCTGTCACTTGGAACTATACGTCCATTGTTTACGACGACCACTCCACGACCTCGATTGGTTCCTATTCAATCAATAGTGGCAGCAAGGCAGAGAATACAGCAACGCTACCAGGATGCACCTCTGGATGACCAAGAAACAACGATAGAAGCAAGCACAGGCAGAGTCTTTGATAGTCAAGGTGTCGTGACTTCTAATCCGCTTCCAGTTGTTCATATACCAGCACAGAGAGAACCTGATGACCGCGCGTATCAGCAAACAGTATATCGAAGACCGCCAGCAGTTCAGTTCCGCACTCGGGAATATTTGCGAGATAATCCCGGAGCTGCCGTACCTATAGGTAACCAGCGGCCCTTTCTCCACTACGAATACGAGAAAGTACTGGAGCCTCAATACGATAAGGAGCCAGTCCAGACTCTTCAGAAACCAGAACCGACCGCAGCGTCATATGACACTAGACCTGTGACGCGAATTGTTCCTATACCGGTTGACGAAAGAGGCGTTCCAATACCGGGGTATCAGGCAAGGTTCGCTAACGCGTATAGACCGCAGCCAGCTCTCTTCCAGCCTCGGTATGAGTCCGTAGATGATATGCACAGTATATCAGCACCAGTTAGTACACGGGACTTAAGACGTTTACTGTACATTCTTATTCTGAGGCAGAACCGATTGCAGGCGCTTGTGGACCAAATGATGCCAGGATCTGCGTACCCAATGCCGATCTACAGAGACAGTTATAGATACCAAAATCGTTACGAAGATGATGGATACGATTATAGATACGATCCAAAATATAGGAACGATTACATGCAGCCCATGTATGAAAATCAATATGAGAACCATCGGTACTTGCCTAGAAGGAGGATGTATCCGCGTCCTTATGACACTGCAGGTTCAGCCTCGAACCACATTGAGGAAGTTCCGGAATTCCTGCCACCAGAAGTAAGAGAGGCATTGCTTCTGAAGATGTTGATTTTAGCTATTAGTCCGGATTTCGCGCCGACTCCTGTGCCGCCCACGGAATTGACCACTGCTGCTCCAATGAGAAAACAAGTAAGAAACGTTCAGATACTTGGAGAAGAGGGCCCTATGACTGATAAACAGAGACATTGA